The following coding sequences are from one Phoenix dactylifera cultivar Barhee BC4 unplaced genomic scaffold, palm_55x_up_171113_PBpolish2nd_filt_p 000437F, whole genome shotgun sequence window:
- the LOC103716660 gene encoding probable methyltransferase PMT21 isoform X3 gives MCDEGFPWIIIDCVTGVHSTIGFLISEYKMKNKDPKPRAYPDKSSGMVLMTLMFIVLCGSSFYLGGIFCSEKVIFFKKDGTPGIQSRKETAVAPLQIKSVSFPECSSDYQDYTPCTDPKRWRKYGNYRLSFMERHCPPMTERKECLVPPPDGYKPPIRWPKSRDECWYRNVPYDWINNQKSNQHWLRKEGEKFYFPGGGTMFPKGVGAYVDLMEKLIPGMKDGTVRTAIDTGCGVASWGGDLLDRGILTVSLAPRDNHEAQVQFALERGVPAILGIISTQRLPFPSNSFDMAHCSRCLIPWTEFGGIYLLEIHRILRPGGFWVLSGPPINYENRWRGWNTTVQEQKADFDKLKKLLMSMCFKLYNKKDDIAVWQKSPDNSCYNQLTAASYPPKCDDSMDPDSAWYVPLRPCIATPSQNFMKLGLQSTPKWPNRLHIAPERVSMVPNGNSGGFKHDDSKWKVRVKHYKTLLPALGSDKIRNVMDMNTLYGGFAAALINSPVWVMNVVSSYGVNSLGVVYDRGLIGTYHDWCQAFSTYPRTYDLLHLDGFFTAESHSRCEMKYVLLEMDRILRPNGYAIIRENNYFIDAIATIARGMRWNCQKHDTEYNVEKEKLLICQKKLWYSQQ, from the exons ATGTGTGACGAGGGATTTCCTTGGATCATAATCGATTGCGTCACCGGGGTTCATTCGACAATCGG GTTTCTAATTTCAGAATATAAAATGAAGAATAAAGATCCTAAGCCACGAGCTTATCCTGATAAAAGTTCTGGGATGGTCCTCATGACCTTGATGTTCATAGTACTATGTGGATCTTCATTCTACCTTGGGGGCATATTTTGCTCTGAAAAGGTCATATTTTTTAAGAAGGATGGGACACCAGGGATTCAGTCTCGCAAGGAAACTGCTGTGGCTCCTCTTCAAATTAAGTCTGTTTCATTCCCTGAGTGTAGTAGTGATTATCAAGATTACACACCATGCACAGACCCTAAG AGATGGAGGAAGTATGGTAATTACAGGCTTAGTTTCATGGAGCGCCATTGTCCACCAATGACTGAAAGGAAAGAATGCTTAGTGCCTCCTCCTGATGGATATAAGCCACCAATCAGATGGCCAAAGAGCAGAGATGAGTGCTGGTACAG AAATGTACCTTATGACTGGATAAACAACCAGAAATCTAATCAACACTGGCTGAGAAAAGAAGGTGAAAAGTTTTACTTTCCTGGTGGCGGCACCATGTTTCCTAAAGGAGTTGGTGCCTATGTTGACTTGATGGAAAAACTGATTCCTGGAATGAAGGATGGAACTGTCCGAACTGCCATTGATACAGGGTGTGGG GTTGCAAGTTGGGGAGGTGATTTGTTAGATCGTGGAATTTTAACTGTTTCTCTTGCACCTAGAGATAATCATGAAGCTCAAGTACAGTTTGCCCTTGAACGTGGTGTTCCAGCAATTTTAGGAATCATTTCTACCCAACGTCTTCCTTTCCCATCCAATTCATTTGATATGGCTCACTGCTCCAGATGCCTTATCCCGTGGACAGAATTTG GTGGGATATACCTGTTAGAAATACACCGAATTCTTCGGCCTGGTGGCTTCTGGGTGCTCTCTGGACCACCTATAAACTATGAAAACCGTTGGCGGGGGTGGAACACCACAGTGCAAGAGCAGAAAGCAGATTTTGACAAATTAAAGAAGTTGCTCATGAGCATGTGTTTCAAACTGTACAATAAAAAAGATGACATTGCTGTGTGGCAAAAATCTCCAGATAATAGCTGTTATAATCAACTCACTGCAGCTTCGTACCCACCAAAATGTGATGACAGCATGGATCCTGATTCAGCATGGTATGTTCCACTTCGCCCTTGCATAGCTACCCCAAGCCAAAACTTCATGAAGTTGGGGCTGCAATCTACCCCAAAATGGCCCAATCGGCTGCATATAGCTCCAGAACGTGTCTCCATGGTTCCAAATGGGAACTCTGGTGGGTTCAAGCATGATGACAGTAAATGGAAGGTGCGGGTGAAACACTACAAGACCTTGCTTCCTGCTCTTGGAAGTGATAAAATTCGAAATGTCATGGATATGAATACATTATATGGAGGGTTTGCAGCAGCGCTTATCAATTCTCCTGTCTGGGTAATGAATgttgtctcttcttatggaGTAAATTCCCTTGGTGTGGTCTATGACAGGGGGCTGATTGGCACCTATCATGATTG GTGTCAGGCATTCTCAACTTATCCTCGAACATATGACCTCTTGCATCTTGATGGCTTTTTTACTGCAGAAAGTCACAG CAGATGCGAGATGAAGTATGTTCTCCTTGAGATGGATCGGATCCTGCGTCCAAATGGATACGCGATAATCCGTGAAAATAACTATTTCATAGACGCTATAGCAACCATTGCCAGAGGCATGAGATGGAATTGCCAGAAACATGACACTGAATACAATGTAGAGAAAGAGAAGCTGTTAATATGTCAGAAGAAACTTTGGTACAGCCAGCAATAA
- the LOC103716660 gene encoding probable methyltransferase PMT21 isoform X4 → MVRSIHGYIYCYFLQHKRFLISEYKMKNKDPKPRAYPDKSSGMVLMTLMFIVLCGSSFYLGGIFCSEKVIFFKKDGTPGIQSRKETAVAPLQIKSVSFPECSSDYQDYTPCTDPKRWRKYGNYRLSFMERHCPPMTERKECLVPPPDGYKPPIRWPKSRDECWYRNVPYDWINNQKSNQHWLRKEGEKFYFPGGGTMFPKGVGAYVDLMEKLIPGMKDGTVRTAIDTGCGVASWGGDLLDRGILTVSLAPRDNHEAQVQFALERGVPAILGIISTQRLPFPSNSFDMAHCSRCLIPWTEFGGIYLLEIHRILRPGGFWVLSGPPINYENRWRGWNTTVQEQKADFDKLKKLLMSMCFKLYNKKDDIAVWQKSPDNSCYNQLTAASYPPKCDDSMDPDSAWYVPLRPCIATPSQNFMKLGLQSTPKWPNRLHIAPERVSMVPNGNSGGFKHDDSKWKVRVKHYKTLLPALGSDKIRNVMDMNTLYGGFAAALINSPVWVMNVVSSYGVNSLGVVYDRGLIGTYHDWCQAFSTYPRTYDLLHLDGFFTAESHSRCEMKYVLLEMDRILRPNGYAIIRENNYFIDAIATIARGMRWNCQKHDTEYNVEKEKLLICQKKLWYSQQ, encoded by the exons ATGGTCAGATCCATCCATGGATATATATATTGCTATTTTCTTCAACATAAAAG GTTTCTAATTTCAGAATATAAAATGAAGAATAAAGATCCTAAGCCACGAGCTTATCCTGATAAAAGTTCTGGGATGGTCCTCATGACCTTGATGTTCATAGTACTATGTGGATCTTCATTCTACCTTGGGGGCATATTTTGCTCTGAAAAGGTCATATTTTTTAAGAAGGATGGGACACCAGGGATTCAGTCTCGCAAGGAAACTGCTGTGGCTCCTCTTCAAATTAAGTCTGTTTCATTCCCTGAGTGTAGTAGTGATTATCAAGATTACACACCATGCACAGACCCTAAG AGATGGAGGAAGTATGGTAATTACAGGCTTAGTTTCATGGAGCGCCATTGTCCACCAATGACTGAAAGGAAAGAATGCTTAGTGCCTCCTCCTGATGGATATAAGCCACCAATCAGATGGCCAAAGAGCAGAGATGAGTGCTGGTACAG AAATGTACCTTATGACTGGATAAACAACCAGAAATCTAATCAACACTGGCTGAGAAAAGAAGGTGAAAAGTTTTACTTTCCTGGTGGCGGCACCATGTTTCCTAAAGGAGTTGGTGCCTATGTTGACTTGATGGAAAAACTGATTCCTGGAATGAAGGATGGAACTGTCCGAACTGCCATTGATACAGGGTGTGGG GTTGCAAGTTGGGGAGGTGATTTGTTAGATCGTGGAATTTTAACTGTTTCTCTTGCACCTAGAGATAATCATGAAGCTCAAGTACAGTTTGCCCTTGAACGTGGTGTTCCAGCAATTTTAGGAATCATTTCTACCCAACGTCTTCCTTTCCCATCCAATTCATTTGATATGGCTCACTGCTCCAGATGCCTTATCCCGTGGACAGAATTTG GTGGGATATACCTGTTAGAAATACACCGAATTCTTCGGCCTGGTGGCTTCTGGGTGCTCTCTGGACCACCTATAAACTATGAAAACCGTTGGCGGGGGTGGAACACCACAGTGCAAGAGCAGAAAGCAGATTTTGACAAATTAAAGAAGTTGCTCATGAGCATGTGTTTCAAACTGTACAATAAAAAAGATGACATTGCTGTGTGGCAAAAATCTCCAGATAATAGCTGTTATAATCAACTCACTGCAGCTTCGTACCCACCAAAATGTGATGACAGCATGGATCCTGATTCAGCATGGTATGTTCCACTTCGCCCTTGCATAGCTACCCCAAGCCAAAACTTCATGAAGTTGGGGCTGCAATCTACCCCAAAATGGCCCAATCGGCTGCATATAGCTCCAGAACGTGTCTCCATGGTTCCAAATGGGAACTCTGGTGGGTTCAAGCATGATGACAGTAAATGGAAGGTGCGGGTGAAACACTACAAGACCTTGCTTCCTGCTCTTGGAAGTGATAAAATTCGAAATGTCATGGATATGAATACATTATATGGAGGGTTTGCAGCAGCGCTTATCAATTCTCCTGTCTGGGTAATGAATgttgtctcttcttatggaGTAAATTCCCTTGGTGTGGTCTATGACAGGGGGCTGATTGGCACCTATCATGATTG GTGTCAGGCATTCTCAACTTATCCTCGAACATATGACCTCTTGCATCTTGATGGCTTTTTTACTGCAGAAAGTCACAG CAGATGCGAGATGAAGTATGTTCTCCTTGAGATGGATCGGATCCTGCGTCCAAATGGATACGCGATAATCCGTGAAAATAACTATTTCATAGACGCTATAGCAACCATTGCCAGAGGCATGAGATGGAATTGCCAGAAACATGACACTGAATACAATGTAGAGAAAGAGAAGCTGTTAATATGTCAGAAGAAACTTTGGTACAGCCAGCAATAA
- the LOC103716660 gene encoding probable methyltransferase PMT21 isoform X2 produces MSTCRNLFAIVFLTGNSQGFSVLLYTIINYIALLSCRFLISEYKMKNKDPKPRAYPDKSSGMVLMTLMFIVLCGSSFYLGGIFCSEKVIFFKKDGTPGIQSRKETAVAPLQIKSVSFPECSSDYQDYTPCTDPKRWRKYGNYRLSFMERHCPPMTERKECLVPPPDGYKPPIRWPKSRDECWYRNVPYDWINNQKSNQHWLRKEGEKFYFPGGGTMFPKGVGAYVDLMEKLIPGMKDGTVRTAIDTGCGVASWGGDLLDRGILTVSLAPRDNHEAQVQFALERGVPAILGIISTQRLPFPSNSFDMAHCSRCLIPWTEFGGIYLLEIHRILRPGGFWVLSGPPINYENRWRGWNTTVQEQKADFDKLKKLLMSMCFKLYNKKDDIAVWQKSPDNSCYNQLTAASYPPKCDDSMDPDSAWYVPLRPCIATPSQNFMKLGLQSTPKWPNRLHIAPERVSMVPNGNSGGFKHDDSKWKVRVKHYKTLLPALGSDKIRNVMDMNTLYGGFAAALINSPVWVMNVVSSYGVNSLGVVYDRGLIGTYHDWCQAFSTYPRTYDLLHLDGFFTAESHRCEMKYVLLEMDRILRPNGYAIIRENNYFIDAIATIARGMRWNCQKHDTEYNVEKEKLLICQKKLWYSQQ; encoded by the exons ATGTCTACATGCCGCAATTTGTTTGCGATTGTATTTTTAACTGGAAACAGTCAAGGATTTTCAGTTCTGCTTTATACCATTATAAACTATATTGCCTTGCTTTCCTGCAGGTTTCTAATTTCAGAATATAAAATGAAGAATAAAGATCCTAAGCCACGAGCTTATCCTGATAAAAGTTCTGGGATGGTCCTCATGACCTTGATGTTCATAGTACTATGTGGATCTTCATTCTACCTTGGGGGCATATTTTGCTCTGAAAAGGTCATATTTTTTAAGAAGGATGGGACACCAGGGATTCAGTCTCGCAAGGAAACTGCTGTGGCTCCTCTTCAAATTAAGTCTGTTTCATTCCCTGAGTGTAGTAGTGATTATCAAGATTACACACCATGCACAGACCCTAAG AGATGGAGGAAGTATGGTAATTACAGGCTTAGTTTCATGGAGCGCCATTGTCCACCAATGACTGAAAGGAAAGAATGCTTAGTGCCTCCTCCTGATGGATATAAGCCACCAATCAGATGGCCAAAGAGCAGAGATGAGTGCTGGTACAG AAATGTACCTTATGACTGGATAAACAACCAGAAATCTAATCAACACTGGCTGAGAAAAGAAGGTGAAAAGTTTTACTTTCCTGGTGGCGGCACCATGTTTCCTAAAGGAGTTGGTGCCTATGTTGACTTGATGGAAAAACTGATTCCTGGAATGAAGGATGGAACTGTCCGAACTGCCATTGATACAGGGTGTGGG GTTGCAAGTTGGGGAGGTGATTTGTTAGATCGTGGAATTTTAACTGTTTCTCTTGCACCTAGAGATAATCATGAAGCTCAAGTACAGTTTGCCCTTGAACGTGGTGTTCCAGCAATTTTAGGAATCATTTCTACCCAACGTCTTCCTTTCCCATCCAATTCATTTGATATGGCTCACTGCTCCAGATGCCTTATCCCGTGGACAGAATTTG GTGGGATATACCTGTTAGAAATACACCGAATTCTTCGGCCTGGTGGCTTCTGGGTGCTCTCTGGACCACCTATAAACTATGAAAACCGTTGGCGGGGGTGGAACACCACAGTGCAAGAGCAGAAAGCAGATTTTGACAAATTAAAGAAGTTGCTCATGAGCATGTGTTTCAAACTGTACAATAAAAAAGATGACATTGCTGTGTGGCAAAAATCTCCAGATAATAGCTGTTATAATCAACTCACTGCAGCTTCGTACCCACCAAAATGTGATGACAGCATGGATCCTGATTCAGCATGGTATGTTCCACTTCGCCCTTGCATAGCTACCCCAAGCCAAAACTTCATGAAGTTGGGGCTGCAATCTACCCCAAAATGGCCCAATCGGCTGCATATAGCTCCAGAACGTGTCTCCATGGTTCCAAATGGGAACTCTGGTGGGTTCAAGCATGATGACAGTAAATGGAAGGTGCGGGTGAAACACTACAAGACCTTGCTTCCTGCTCTTGGAAGTGATAAAATTCGAAATGTCATGGATATGAATACATTATATGGAGGGTTTGCAGCAGCGCTTATCAATTCTCCTGTCTGGGTAATGAATgttgtctcttcttatggaGTAAATTCCCTTGGTGTGGTCTATGACAGGGGGCTGATTGGCACCTATCATGATTG GTGTCAGGCATTCTCAACTTATCCTCGAACATATGACCTCTTGCATCTTGATGGCTTTTTTACTGCAGAAAGTCACAG ATGCGAGATGAAGTATGTTCTCCTTGAGATGGATCGGATCCTGCGTCCAAATGGATACGCGATAATCCGTGAAAATAACTATTTCATAGACGCTATAGCAACCATTGCCAGAGGCATGAGATGGAATTGCCAGAAACATGACACTGAATACAATGTAGAGAAAGAGAAGCTGTTAATATGTCAGAAGAAACTTTGGTACAGCCAGCAATAA
- the LOC103716660 gene encoding probable methyltransferase PMT21 isoform X1, translating to MSTCRNLFAIVFLTGNSQGFSVLLYTIINYIALLSCRFLISEYKMKNKDPKPRAYPDKSSGMVLMTLMFIVLCGSSFYLGGIFCSEKVIFFKKDGTPGIQSRKETAVAPLQIKSVSFPECSSDYQDYTPCTDPKRWRKYGNYRLSFMERHCPPMTERKECLVPPPDGYKPPIRWPKSRDECWYRNVPYDWINNQKSNQHWLRKEGEKFYFPGGGTMFPKGVGAYVDLMEKLIPGMKDGTVRTAIDTGCGVASWGGDLLDRGILTVSLAPRDNHEAQVQFALERGVPAILGIISTQRLPFPSNSFDMAHCSRCLIPWTEFGGIYLLEIHRILRPGGFWVLSGPPINYENRWRGWNTTVQEQKADFDKLKKLLMSMCFKLYNKKDDIAVWQKSPDNSCYNQLTAASYPPKCDDSMDPDSAWYVPLRPCIATPSQNFMKLGLQSTPKWPNRLHIAPERVSMVPNGNSGGFKHDDSKWKVRVKHYKTLLPALGSDKIRNVMDMNTLYGGFAAALINSPVWVMNVVSSYGVNSLGVVYDRGLIGTYHDWCQAFSTYPRTYDLLHLDGFFTAESHSRCEMKYVLLEMDRILRPNGYAIIRENNYFIDAIATIARGMRWNCQKHDTEYNVEKEKLLICQKKLWYSQQ from the exons ATGTCTACATGCCGCAATTTGTTTGCGATTGTATTTTTAACTGGAAACAGTCAAGGATTTTCAGTTCTGCTTTATACCATTATAAACTATATTGCCTTGCTTTCCTGCAGGTTTCTAATTTCAGAATATAAAATGAAGAATAAAGATCCTAAGCCACGAGCTTATCCTGATAAAAGTTCTGGGATGGTCCTCATGACCTTGATGTTCATAGTACTATGTGGATCTTCATTCTACCTTGGGGGCATATTTTGCTCTGAAAAGGTCATATTTTTTAAGAAGGATGGGACACCAGGGATTCAGTCTCGCAAGGAAACTGCTGTGGCTCCTCTTCAAATTAAGTCTGTTTCATTCCCTGAGTGTAGTAGTGATTATCAAGATTACACACCATGCACAGACCCTAAG AGATGGAGGAAGTATGGTAATTACAGGCTTAGTTTCATGGAGCGCCATTGTCCACCAATGACTGAAAGGAAAGAATGCTTAGTGCCTCCTCCTGATGGATATAAGCCACCAATCAGATGGCCAAAGAGCAGAGATGAGTGCTGGTACAG AAATGTACCTTATGACTGGATAAACAACCAGAAATCTAATCAACACTGGCTGAGAAAAGAAGGTGAAAAGTTTTACTTTCCTGGTGGCGGCACCATGTTTCCTAAAGGAGTTGGTGCCTATGTTGACTTGATGGAAAAACTGATTCCTGGAATGAAGGATGGAACTGTCCGAACTGCCATTGATACAGGGTGTGGG GTTGCAAGTTGGGGAGGTGATTTGTTAGATCGTGGAATTTTAACTGTTTCTCTTGCACCTAGAGATAATCATGAAGCTCAAGTACAGTTTGCCCTTGAACGTGGTGTTCCAGCAATTTTAGGAATCATTTCTACCCAACGTCTTCCTTTCCCATCCAATTCATTTGATATGGCTCACTGCTCCAGATGCCTTATCCCGTGGACAGAATTTG GTGGGATATACCTGTTAGAAATACACCGAATTCTTCGGCCTGGTGGCTTCTGGGTGCTCTCTGGACCACCTATAAACTATGAAAACCGTTGGCGGGGGTGGAACACCACAGTGCAAGAGCAGAAAGCAGATTTTGACAAATTAAAGAAGTTGCTCATGAGCATGTGTTTCAAACTGTACAATAAAAAAGATGACATTGCTGTGTGGCAAAAATCTCCAGATAATAGCTGTTATAATCAACTCACTGCAGCTTCGTACCCACCAAAATGTGATGACAGCATGGATCCTGATTCAGCATGGTATGTTCCACTTCGCCCTTGCATAGCTACCCCAAGCCAAAACTTCATGAAGTTGGGGCTGCAATCTACCCCAAAATGGCCCAATCGGCTGCATATAGCTCCAGAACGTGTCTCCATGGTTCCAAATGGGAACTCTGGTGGGTTCAAGCATGATGACAGTAAATGGAAGGTGCGGGTGAAACACTACAAGACCTTGCTTCCTGCTCTTGGAAGTGATAAAATTCGAAATGTCATGGATATGAATACATTATATGGAGGGTTTGCAGCAGCGCTTATCAATTCTCCTGTCTGGGTAATGAATgttgtctcttcttatggaGTAAATTCCCTTGGTGTGGTCTATGACAGGGGGCTGATTGGCACCTATCATGATTG GTGTCAGGCATTCTCAACTTATCCTCGAACATATGACCTCTTGCATCTTGATGGCTTTTTTACTGCAGAAAGTCACAG CAGATGCGAGATGAAGTATGTTCTCCTTGAGATGGATCGGATCCTGCGTCCAAATGGATACGCGATAATCCGTGAAAATAACTATTTCATAGACGCTATAGCAACCATTGCCAGAGGCATGAGATGGAATTGCCAGAAACATGACACTGAATACAATGTAGAGAAAGAGAAGCTGTTAATATGTCAGAAGAAACTTTGGTACAGCCAGCAATAA
- the LOC103716660 gene encoding probable methyltransferase PMT21 isoform X5 yields the protein MKNKDPKPRAYPDKSSGMVLMTLMFIVLCGSSFYLGGIFCSEKVIFFKKDGTPGIQSRKETAVAPLQIKSVSFPECSSDYQDYTPCTDPKRWRKYGNYRLSFMERHCPPMTERKECLVPPPDGYKPPIRWPKSRDECWYRNVPYDWINNQKSNQHWLRKEGEKFYFPGGGTMFPKGVGAYVDLMEKLIPGMKDGTVRTAIDTGCGVASWGGDLLDRGILTVSLAPRDNHEAQVQFALERGVPAILGIISTQRLPFPSNSFDMAHCSRCLIPWTEFGGIYLLEIHRILRPGGFWVLSGPPINYENRWRGWNTTVQEQKADFDKLKKLLMSMCFKLYNKKDDIAVWQKSPDNSCYNQLTAASYPPKCDDSMDPDSAWYVPLRPCIATPSQNFMKLGLQSTPKWPNRLHIAPERVSMVPNGNSGGFKHDDSKWKVRVKHYKTLLPALGSDKIRNVMDMNTLYGGFAAALINSPVWVMNVVSSYGVNSLGVVYDRGLIGTYHDWCQAFSTYPRTYDLLHLDGFFTAESHSRCEMKYVLLEMDRILRPNGYAIIRENNYFIDAIATIARGMRWNCQKHDTEYNVEKEKLLICQKKLWYSQQ from the exons ATGAAGAATAAAGATCCTAAGCCACGAGCTTATCCTGATAAAAGTTCTGGGATGGTCCTCATGACCTTGATGTTCATAGTACTATGTGGATCTTCATTCTACCTTGGGGGCATATTTTGCTCTGAAAAGGTCATATTTTTTAAGAAGGATGGGACACCAGGGATTCAGTCTCGCAAGGAAACTGCTGTGGCTCCTCTTCAAATTAAGTCTGTTTCATTCCCTGAGTGTAGTAGTGATTATCAAGATTACACACCATGCACAGACCCTAAG AGATGGAGGAAGTATGGTAATTACAGGCTTAGTTTCATGGAGCGCCATTGTCCACCAATGACTGAAAGGAAAGAATGCTTAGTGCCTCCTCCTGATGGATATAAGCCACCAATCAGATGGCCAAAGAGCAGAGATGAGTGCTGGTACAG AAATGTACCTTATGACTGGATAAACAACCAGAAATCTAATCAACACTGGCTGAGAAAAGAAGGTGAAAAGTTTTACTTTCCTGGTGGCGGCACCATGTTTCCTAAAGGAGTTGGTGCCTATGTTGACTTGATGGAAAAACTGATTCCTGGAATGAAGGATGGAACTGTCCGAACTGCCATTGATACAGGGTGTGGG GTTGCAAGTTGGGGAGGTGATTTGTTAGATCGTGGAATTTTAACTGTTTCTCTTGCACCTAGAGATAATCATGAAGCTCAAGTACAGTTTGCCCTTGAACGTGGTGTTCCAGCAATTTTAGGAATCATTTCTACCCAACGTCTTCCTTTCCCATCCAATTCATTTGATATGGCTCACTGCTCCAGATGCCTTATCCCGTGGACAGAATTTG GTGGGATATACCTGTTAGAAATACACCGAATTCTTCGGCCTGGTGGCTTCTGGGTGCTCTCTGGACCACCTATAAACTATGAAAACCGTTGGCGGGGGTGGAACACCACAGTGCAAGAGCAGAAAGCAGATTTTGACAAATTAAAGAAGTTGCTCATGAGCATGTGTTTCAAACTGTACAATAAAAAAGATGACATTGCTGTGTGGCAAAAATCTCCAGATAATAGCTGTTATAATCAACTCACTGCAGCTTCGTACCCACCAAAATGTGATGACAGCATGGATCCTGATTCAGCATGGTATGTTCCACTTCGCCCTTGCATAGCTACCCCAAGCCAAAACTTCATGAAGTTGGGGCTGCAATCTACCCCAAAATGGCCCAATCGGCTGCATATAGCTCCAGAACGTGTCTCCATGGTTCCAAATGGGAACTCTGGTGGGTTCAAGCATGATGACAGTAAATGGAAGGTGCGGGTGAAACACTACAAGACCTTGCTTCCTGCTCTTGGAAGTGATAAAATTCGAAATGTCATGGATATGAATACATTATATGGAGGGTTTGCAGCAGCGCTTATCAATTCTCCTGTCTGGGTAATGAATgttgtctcttcttatggaGTAAATTCCCTTGGTGTGGTCTATGACAGGGGGCTGATTGGCACCTATCATGATTG GTGTCAGGCATTCTCAACTTATCCTCGAACATATGACCTCTTGCATCTTGATGGCTTTTTTACTGCAGAAAGTCACAG CAGATGCGAGATGAAGTATGTTCTCCTTGAGATGGATCGGATCCTGCGTCCAAATGGATACGCGATAATCCGTGAAAATAACTATTTCATAGACGCTATAGCAACCATTGCCAGAGGCATGAGATGGAATTGCCAGAAACATGACACTGAATACAATGTAGAGAAAGAGAAGCTGTTAATATGTCAGAAGAAACTTTGGTACAGCCAGCAATAA